The nucleotide window ACCGATTGGAAGTCTAGCGATTGGCTGATTGCCAACTGTTTTTTGCAGGAACAAATTTTAAATAATTCGGCTAAGCCAATAGAGGATGCCCGCATTCATGCGATGTTGTGCTATAGAACGCCTGAGTCTTTTAAAGCAAAATTTGATCGGACTATCAATGAGGAATTGGCTATTTTTAATATCGAAAGTTGGTTAAAACATCACGGAAACAAATTGCAAAAGCGGTTTCAGCTTTCGGCATACAAGCTGATGAATCAATTGCTGAAAACAATAGATATTGCCAGAAACAGGGAATCTTTTCTTAGCGTGGCAACACAAATCGAGGCAGATATCCATATTATCGGAATCAATTCGGATTTGTTTTTTACGATAAATGAAAATAAAGAGACCTACGAAACATTGAAAAAACATAAACAAAACATAAGCTTTCAAGAGATTGATTCCATTCACGGACACGATGCATTCTTGATTGAATACAAACAATTGGACAATTTGCTTAAAGGAATATTTTAAGCTAGGAAAATATATAAAATATGAAAATATTAAAATTTGGAGGGAAGTCTTTGTCAAACGGAGACGGAATCAATAAGGTGGTTGCGATAATCGCCGGAAAAGTAAATAAAGGAGAACAAATTGCAGTTGTCGTTTCTGCGCGAGGAAATGCTACGGACGAATTGGAAGATATATTAACATTGGCGGCCAAAAATGGTGATTATAAAACACTTTTTGACGATTTTAAAAACTATCAACAAGACGTTTATCACGATGTGGATTTGTCTGAAGAATTCAGTAAGTTGGAAAAACTTTTTGAAGGAGTTAGTCTGATTGG belongs to Flavobacterium aquiphilum and includes:
- a CDS encoding alpha/beta fold hydrolase, coding for MENKPTTITIQNFTTESGAFYATINLSYNLFGPALHTAPIVLVNHALTGNSQVVGLKGWWNVLIGENRTIDTNKYTILAFNVPGNGYDGTIIENYLDFTARDVARLFIEGLKALQINELYAIIGGSVGGGIAWEIAALAPQLTKHLIPIATDWKSSDWLIANCFLQEQILNNSAKPIEDARIHAMLCYRTPESFKAKFDRTINEELAIFNIESWLKHHGNKLQKRFQLSAYKLMNQLLKTIDIARNRESFLSVATQIEADIHIIGINSDLFFTINENKETYETLKKHKQNISFQEIDSIHGHDAFLIEYKQLDNLLKGIF